From the genome of Gemmatimonadaceae bacterium:
CGCACATCGGCGGACAGAAGAACTTCGTCGGTGAGAACGCGCCGCGCGGCACCGCGATCACGTACTACCTCAAGTCCAACGCGACCGACGTGAAGGTGTCGGTCGTCGACGCGACCGGACGAACCTTGTGCACCACGAACGCTCCAACTACCGCGGGCATCCATAAGGTGCAATGGGCGCTCGTCACGCCGGCACTCGGCGGCGGCGGCTTCGGCGGCCGTGGTGGCGGTGGTGGCGGCGGCGGTGCCGGCGGCGGTGGTGCGGCCGAAGGTAGTTGCTCCGGCGGCGGCGGCGGCGGTGGTGGCGGCCGCGGCGGCGCCGCTGCCGCGATTCAGCCGGGCACGTACACCGCCAAGATCGTCGTTGGCGGAGTGACGCTCACCAAGCCGTTCGAAGTTCTCGAGGACAAATGGTTCAAGGCGCGCTAAACGCGTGACGTAGCGGCTTCAACTCGTGCGCACCCGTCGACAAAGGAACGTCGGCGGGTGCGCTTGTTTTCAGCGCGATCGGCGCGGGCGTGACGCCGCCAGGCGCACGCTTATCTTCTCCTCGGTGGACATCCCACGACGGAGGCCGGAAGACGATCCGGCGATCAAAGCGCGCCAAGATGCGGCGGGCAAGACGGGGTTCGTCCTCGGCTGCTTCGCTGCTGTCGCCGCGCTCGCCATCAACCTCGTGCGAACCGAGCGGCCCTACGAGTTCCTGTCTCTCGTCGTCGCCGTGCTGATGGCCGCGCTCAACATTCCGTTCGGCATCATGCTGGCGCTGCTCGCCGAAAAGTGGACGCGTCCCAAGATGGGAAAGGGTCCCCCGAAGAGCGGCAAAGGGAAGTAGGCGACGGCCGCGAAAGCCGTCAGTCGAGCCCGGTGTTGAACACGAGGCTCATGCAGGTCACTCCACCTTCGGCCTTCGCGAATTCGCTCACCGACACGGGAACCACTTCCCAGCCGCGCGCGGCCAACAGCGAAATCGTCTCTGGAAATGCATCCGACGCGATGATGCGCTCTCCGATCACGAGGACGTCGCCGGCGAGTTGCTCCGCTGGCGGAACCGGCACGAACTCGCGCCCCTGAATCGGCGACGTCGAGATGAGACCTGCGTTCACGAGAAGGCTTCCATCAGGCAAGGCGCTGCACGCCGACTTGAGGTGGAGACAGTGCAACACGGGCACCGCCGTGACCCTGTAGCCGAAGGGAGCGAGAATCGTCCGCAGCGCGTCGACCCCCGCGGCGTTCGTGCGCTTGGACAGACCTACGAACACGTCCCGGCCGCTGCACACGACGTCGCCGCCATCGATTCTGGCCGGCAGCTCCACGCGAGCGATCGTTCGGAAGTCTCTGAGCGCCGCTTCGATCGTCGGCACTTCGTCGCGCCGCGACAGCGCGCCCATCGACATCATCACCGCGATCTCGTCGACCACGATCGCGGTGTCTTCGACGAACACGCAGTCCGCCAACTCGGAGCAGCCGGGAATCGAAACGACACGCGCACCGCAGCGGCGCAGCGCGTTCTGATACTCGTCGTGCTGTTTCGCCGCCAGCGTTCCATCGATCGGCGAATCGTCGGCGTACGTTCGCTCCCCGAGTGCCATTCGGGGCGACGGCCCGCGCGTTATCGCGACGAGCCTTTCCGTAGTTTGCCGTTGCGGTCCACCGGTCTCCCGGTCGACCGGTCCACCGG
Proteins encoded in this window:
- a CDS encoding arginine deiminase family protein, producing the protein MALGERTYADDSPIDGTLAAKQHDEYQNALRRCGARVVSIPGCSELADCVFVEDTAIVVDEIAVMMSMGALSRRDEVPTIEAALRDFRTIARVELPARIDGGDVVCSGRDVFVGLSKRTNAAGVDALRTILAPFGYRVTAVPVLHCLHLKSACSALPDGSLLVNAGLISTSPIQGREFVPVPPAEQLAGDVLVIGERIIASDAFPETISLLAARGWEVVPVSVSEFAKAEGGVTCMSLVFNTGLD